A stretch of the Aegilops tauschii subsp. strangulata cultivar AL8/78 chromosome 4, Aet v6.0, whole genome shotgun sequence genome encodes the following:
- the LOC109748239 gene encoding uncharacterized protein, with protein MDVRCDYHQASAQLAAQLMIRPYLGYMLPCDWVCSNPLFITHLPRGGSIRNGTCELVSAHKQARRNCASIRFTPIDLASRRRSHLASHPPSTRSSLPLAPCRFEIRTCRRSPLASPPHSSIHTHRHACPARDQLLRPPPGGRRRGRGWTRGGRPPANEDAHARCAARSSALLPAVVGLPAASDAFSATWVAGVPAKMRTRPSCLVVRVHQRSGVVEILKGVGILNFRTANSFSRFVRLI; from the exons ATGGACGTCAGATGTGATTATCATCAGGCATCAGCACAGCTAGCTGCTCAATTAATGATTAGGCCATACTTGGGATACATGCTACCATGTGACTGGGTCTGCAGTAATCCTCTGTTCATCACA CATTTGCCAAG AGGTGGTTCAATTCGTAATGGCACATGTGAATTGGTTTCAGCTCACAAGCAAGCAAG ACGCAACTGCGCCTCAATCCGATTCACCCCCATCGACCTCGCCTCGCGCCGCCGCTCGCACCTTGCCTCGCACCCTCCGTCGACGCGGAGCTCTCTGCCGCTAGCTCCCTGCCGGTTCGAGATCCGCACTTGCCGCCGCTCGCCCCTTGCCTCGCCGCCGCACTCCTCAATTCACACGCACCGCCACGCCTGCCCGGCAAGAGATCAACTGCTCCGTCCTCCGCCGGGTGGCCGCCGCCGGGGACGTGGATGGACGCGAGGCGGTCGGCCGCCGGCGAACGAGGACGCGCATGCGAGATGCGCGGCGCGGAGTAGCGCTCTCCTCCCTGCCGTCGTCGGGCTCCCTGCTGCCAGCGATGCCTTCTCCGCAACATGG GTTGCCGGGGTGCCGGCCAAGATGAGAACAAGGCCAAGCTGCTTGGTTGTCCGTGTTCATCAAAG ATCAGGAGTAGTAGAAATTCTTAAGGGCGTTGGGATATTGAACTTCAG AACTGCAAATAGCTTCAGCAGGTTTGTTAGGCTAATATAA
- the LOC109748238 gene encoding uncharacterized protein, with protein MSGVGEMIGMMIASALVRQITSRLIKIAGDEISLQWKFKGKVDKMVEKMKYLAAVMHDADEKVRRGGRHGEIVGLWLMKLKSLSHDLEDLLDDLDTKNNEAKLKVFFSRNNQAYQWITRPRNLEDLGKRIEEIKNEGMSFNLDPEARVEQSRKKETFSANSDRGTTAGMQGRSAEKDKLIRLLLRTEANKISIIPIVGLGGIGKTTLARSVFADKRVNVFDIQAWVFVSEKFDLHKIVRTIIRSIDTNINLDSNDLEFLHNILRGKLAGKKYLIVLDDFWEEDVDNLEELKQMLQHGSNGSKIIVTTRQQSVVKKMTTGYLAHETERAILPVHESDRINLGVLPTDDCWELMKIRAFGPDDDQIPFEQIGYEIASKCGGIPLVANAFGKVMSENKDIKAWQDIKVRMVDLGLRGEHQKDTLESLKLSYYFMKLEFKICFAYLATFPKGFIMDTNRLIQQWKALGYIYSEHDGKSCIDYLLGMSFLQISGPPSASQSVAHANASVELTMHDLVHDLAKVIIGDEFLVLDADDATGLRTSKKDIHCRHAELIQYMNQSKNQSKGLQESIQIQYKNQSEVFKYLPKKLRSLHIRDSQKWQLPRKAFSRSKYMRVLDLACSVGQISEGQSTSSKIRLPRSIKKMKLLRYLDATGLPVSSLSKSMHTLQNMETLIMSNCSLETLPDNVCSLHKLCYLDLSGNRSLNNLPTLLGKLSKLSFLNLSGCSILQEVPKSMCQLTCLQHLDMSECRAIQNLPDKFGSLPNILFLNLSGCSKLTKLPDSVNLESLKHLDLSSCHELENLPQDFGNLQNLVFLRLSDCYKVSVLPETFCQLVHLKYLDLSDCHGLRELPACFGNLSELHSLNLTSCSKLQVLPDSFCKLFKLRHLNLSYCMRLEELPRSLGDLKLELLDITAVTLHDLPDSIRGMTTLTQLLVSSAQEAVLDKVHDILKHLTPEMKVHYVDQIENKGCSSIVELAQLTCQELQVLQLDNVMHPEDAERVKLRDKIDLRVLSLGWGDQAKEGKSVLERLIPPRTLERFVLQGYMSKDFPNWMSDISTYLPSLTFLCLYNLGTCDDLPPFGQLPNLRDLHMYNIPNITKIGKEFYGGGTCRKLRDIHLNSMENLEEWWTTQSGEENEEFLIPNLHGLDIIGCPKLKFLPYPPRSMFWYLTNSNMVLPEGGFGKLSSLTLPFQMVVRSCHFAPDKWDRLKHLPTLEIFQVLSCNGLRALPEVFRCLTSLTKLKLSSLMDLVLLPEWLGHLTSLEVIYIDHCPMVTSLPESMKNLTALKELRLDQCEGLKVLPEWLGQLISLQDLRITRCHNLTSLPEWMGQLNISLEDLRTGTVGLSRPTT; from the exons ATGAGTGGGGTTGGGGAGATGATTGGGATGATGATCGCGAGTGCCTTGGTGAGGCAAATCACTAGCAGGCTAATCAAGATCGCGGGAGATGAGATCTCTCTGCAGTGGAAGTTTAAAGGCAAGGTGGATAAAATGGTGGAGAAAATGAAATATCTGGCAGCCGTGATGCATGATGCTGACGAGAAGGTGCGCCGAGGAGGAAGGCATGGAGAAATAGTCGGGTTGTGGCTCATGAAATTGAAATCTCTCTCCCACGACCTTGAGGATCTGCTGGACGACTTGGACACTAAGAATAACGAAGCAAAG CTCAAGGTATTCTTTTCCCGGAACAATCAGGCCTACCAGTGGATAACCAGACCCCGCAATTTGGAGGACTTGGGGAAGAGAATAGAAGAAATAAAAAATGAGGGCATGTCGTTCAATCTGGATCCTGAAGCACGGGTAGAACAAAGCAGAAAAAAAGAAACTTTTTCAGCCAACAGTGACCGAGGCACGACAGCTGGAATGCAAGGGAGGAGCGCTGAAAAGGACAAGTTAATCAGATTGCTATTGAGAACTGAAGCTAATAAGATCTCCATCATTCCAATTGTTGGGCTTGGTGGTATAGGGAAGACAACATTGGCCCGATCAGTTTTTGCAGACAAGAGGGTCAACGTCTTCGACATCCAAGCCTGGGTTTTTGTGTCTGAGAAGTTTGATTTGCATAAAATTGTGAGAACCATCATCAGAAGCATTGATACAAATATCAATCTTGACAGCAATGATTTGGAGTTTCTACATAATATTCTTCGAGGCAAACTTGCTGGTAAAAAGTACTTGATTGTTTTGGATGATTTCTGGGAAGAAGATGTTGATAACCTGGAAGAGCTGAAGCAGATGCTACAACATGGCTCCAATGGTAGTAAGATTATAGTTACTACGCGTCAACAAAGCGTAGTGAAAAAAATGACCACCGGTTATCTTGCACATGAGACTGAGAGGGCAATTCTCCCTGTGCATGAGTCTGACCGAATCAATTTGGGTGTTCTGCCAACGGATGACTGCTGGGAGTTAATGAAGATAAGGGCATTTGGGCCTGATGATGACCAGATTCCCTTTGAACAGATCGGGTATGAAATTGCAAGTAAATGTGGAGGTATACCACTCGTGGCAAATGCTTTTGGGAAAGTAATGTCAGAAAATAAGGACATCAAGGCATGGCAAGATATAAAAGTGAGGATGGTTGATTTGGGTTTGAGAGGTGAACATCAAAAAGACACATTAGAATCCCTCAAGTTGAGCTATTATTTCATGAAGCTAGAGTTCAAAATTTGTTTCGCGTATTTGGCGACATTTCCCAAGGGATTCATTATGGACACCAACCGTCTAATCCAGCAATGGAAAGCTCTTGGATACATTTATTCAGAACATGATGGTAAAAGTTGCATTGACTACCTTCTTGGGATGTCGTTTCTTCAGATTTCAGGACCTCCTTCG GCTAGTCAAAGTGTAGCACATGCCAATGCTTCTGTGGAGCTTACCATGCATGATCTGGTACATGATCTTGCGAAAGTAATTATTGGTGATGAATTCCTTGTTTTGGATGCTGATGATGCTACTGGGCTAAGGACTTCGAAAAAAGATATTCACTGCCGACATGCAGAGTTGATACAATACATGAATCAATCCAAGAATCAATCCAAAGGCCTACAAGAATCAATCCAGATACAATACAAGAATCAATCCGAAGTTTTCAAGTATCTGCCAAAAAAGCTTAGATCCCTCCATATTAGAGATTCACAGAAATGGCAACTCCCTCGAAAGGCCTTTTCTCGATCCAAGTACATGCGTGTCTTGGACCTGGCATGTTCAGTAGGGCAAATCTCTGAAGGGCAATCTACGTCAAGCAAGATCAGGCTGCCACGATCCATAAAAAAAATGAAGCTTCTTAGGTACCTGGATGCCACGGGATTGCCAGTTTCTTCACTCTCTAAGTCTATGCATACACTTCAAAATATGGAAACTCTGATAATGTCCAATTGCTCACTTGAAACCTTGCCTGACAATGTCTGTAGCCTCCACAAACTTTGCTATCTTGACCTATCCGGTAATAGAAGCCTTAATAACTTACCTACATTGTTGGGTAAGCTCTCTAAACTCTCTTTCCTGAACTTATCGGGGTGTTCTATACTCCAAGAGGTGCCGAAATCCATGTGCCAGCTGACATGCTTACAACACCTAGACATGTCAGAGTGTCGTGCCATTCAAAATCTCCCTGATAAGTTTGGTAGCCTCCCAAATATCTTATTCCTAAATTTGTCAGGTTGTTCAAAATTAACCAAACTACCTGACAGTGTTAACCTTGAGTCTTTGAAGCACCTCGACCTATCAAGTTGCCACGAGCTAGAAAACCTGCCACAAGATTTTGGTAATCTTCAAAATCTTGTGTTCTTAAGGCTCTCTGATTGCTACAAGGTTTCAGTGCTCCCAGAAACATTTTGCCAGCTTGTTCACCTGAAATACCTAGATCTTTCAGATTGCCATGGCCTTAGGGAACTCCCAGCGTGTTTTGGTAACCTTTCAGAGCTTCATTCTTTGAACCTGACAAGTTGTTCCAAGCTACAAGTACTGCCTGACTCATTCTGCAAGTTGTTTAAGCTGAGGCATCTCAATTTGTCATATTGTATGAGACTAGAAGAGCTCCCACGCTCGTTAGGTGACCTTAAGCTTGAATTATTGGACATCACTGCTGTAACTTTACATGATTTACCAGATAGCATCCGTGGCATGACTACACTCACTCAACTTCTGGTCTCGTCAGCACAAGAAGCAGTGCTTGACAAGGTTCATGACATTCTGAAGCATCTAACGCCAGAGATGAAAGTACATTATGTAGATCAGATTGAAAACAAAGGATGCAGCAGTATTGTGGAGTTAGCACAGTTGACCTGTCAAGAGCTGCAAGTCTTACAACTTGATAATGTGATGCATCCGGAAGATGCAGAGAGAGTGAAGTTGCGTGATAAAATAGATCTTCGGGTGCTAAGTCTTGGTTGGGGAGACCAAGCAAAGGAGGGAAAATCTGTGCTTGAGAGGCTCATACCTCCTCGCACTCTTGAACGTTTTGTTCTACAGGGGTATATGAGCAAGGATTTCCCTAACTGGATGTCTGACATCTCCACCTACCTTCCTTCTCTCACCTTTCTCTGCCTTTACAATTTAGGAACATGTGATGATCTTCCGCCATTTGGGCAGCTACCAAATTTAAGAGATCTACATATGTACAATATTCCTAACATCACAAAAATTGGCAAGGAATTCTATGGAGGTGGAACCTGTAGGAAATTAAGAGATATACATCTGAATTCAATGGAGAATTTGGAGGAATGGTGGACAACACAGTCAGGTGAAGAAAATGAAGAGTTCTTAATCCCTAATTTGCATGGTTTGGATATAATTGGCTGCCCCAAGTTAAAGTTCCTACCATATCCCCCGAGGAGTATGTTTTGGTACTTGACTAACAGTAACATGGTTTTACCGGAAGGGGGATTTGGGAAGCTTTCGTCTTTGACTCTACCTTTTCAGATGGTAGTAAGAAGCTGCCATTTCGCCCCAGACAAGTGGGATAGGCTTAAACACCTCCCCACCCTTGAGATATTTCAAGTTCTTTCCTGCAACGGCTTGAGGGCGTTGCCAGAGGTCTTTCGATGCTTAACCTCCCTCACAAAACTAAAATTATCGTCCTTGATGGACCTGGTGTTACTGCCTGAATGGTTGGGGCACCTCACTTCTCTAGAAGTCATTTACATAGATCATTGTCCCATGGTGACATCTTTACCTGAAAGCATGAAGAATCTCACCGCTCTTAAAGAACTACGGTTGGACCAGTGCGAAGGTCTAAAAGTATTGCCAGAATGGCTGGGACAGCTCATCTCCCTACAAGATTTGCGTATCACTCGTTGCCACAACCTGACATCTTTGCCAGAATGGATGGGACAGCTCAATATCTCCCTAGAAGATTTGCGTACAGGCACTGTTGGATTATCGCGTCCCACAACGTGA